A DNA window from Mycobacterium sp. IDR2000157661 contains the following coding sequences:
- a CDS encoding Ig-like domain-containing protein, protein MTAFGSRRDGDAERSGSRPQSGLLARHIGRVGALAVALGIGGAVMAGPGVVWAQTSENGSAVSGDTNTDTDQTSRPGGGGDTDAQGPDVDAEAQEVDGADPDLDDAGPDLAGGGVGGDEGAPKGTEETDFVDTGSEEGDLQPDEMTSGSPSVPVQNEPVPPPPPVAATPASANIPSSSSGPDLWTAKRGDTPATSEVVDSGAGAVPAGDVATSSDSVPLMLENAVANTMTAFGVDDEPARRTTATGTGSLTQIAAPTSPIAALLAIPTRIITAVVGVLLSPFLAPAGPAPASPPLFWAVLGWVQRELRHTFFNRSPVLGQPTDIAQNGLIVTGTVTGTDADDDAIIYSVAPSTAQGGTVVVDQQGHFTYIAPQNWSGASPLTDTFTVRVSDAASGFHLHGLAGLFGGGHTSTRAVTVTLAPRSTGVTDTWSISTPPDGPSRSSVGPDGTIAIANRTGSGTAADPYRVTVRVLRPGQDSPTESSALGDFSGNSVTVLADGTVGYTTVVRSADGTADTTVTVVRPGQLDEVLTTPGAALGGLFSNGRTAVQISIVGEFRSPTQQTRATAMRGDQPLQTYFQSGGFAAGSQPQLAGDGTVSFLLTIPGEGDEPATTRLVLMRPSGIITRDGVGLGEPVVADDGTLVFTDWTGAGTADDPYITFLNVWRPGQEATRDPVAGPPGSLSVGSGGTIAYATVSGAGTALDPTTTAVTVLRPGQPAIESTSLGRLWTSYAAPDGTVVYGTFTASDGSANTYGLGTSTITVLRPGQQEISHSALTTDRVPPLVNSTGTVVVADVFGTGASSAPASRLTIYRPGDAPEAVDIAGLPNSLGLGADGTVTFASGRSEGTTTLTVLRPGEEAETFTAPGNPQASPAITDDGTVIQTTRVSSTLAYFTILRPGEPAVTIETPGLVANEPLIGPDGTIYQVTDDRVLGRTNLTIVTTAGEVTRLDFLGSDLPLVIDEAGGRVVLVMVSTGSSGTQTFTGHEITVASATTTKV, encoded by the coding sequence ATGACGGCCTTCGGTAGTCGACGCGACGGAGATGCTGAGCGGTCGGGTTCCCGCCCGCAGTCGGGCCTGCTGGCGCGCCACATCGGCCGGGTCGGCGCGTTGGCGGTGGCTCTCGGCATCGGTGGAGCGGTGATGGCAGGGCCGGGCGTGGTCTGGGCCCAAACCAGCGAGAACGGCTCTGCGGTGTCCGGCGACACAAACACCGACACCGACCAAACCTCCCGGCCGGGTGGGGGCGGTGACACCGACGCGCAGGGCCCCGACGTTGACGCTGAAGCGCAGGAAGTCGACGGCGCCGACCCGGATCTCGATGACGCCGGCCCCGACCTTGCGGGCGGGGGTGTCGGCGGCGACGAGGGTGCGCCGAAGGGCACAGAAGAGACGGATTTCGTCGACACCGGTTCAGAGGAGGGGGATCTCCAGCCGGACGAAATGACAAGTGGCTCACCGTCCGTGCCCGTGCAGAATGAACCGGTTCCTCCGCCTCCTCCGGTTGCCGCGACACCTGCGTCCGCGAACATTCCCTCGTCGTCGAGCGGGCCGGACCTGTGGACCGCGAAGCGAGGCGATACCCCGGCGACTTCTGAGGTTGTCGACAGTGGTGCCGGAGCGGTCCCCGCGGGAGATGTGGCGACCTCTTCCGACAGCGTGCCGTTGATGCTCGAGAACGCAGTTGCGAACACCATGACGGCCTTCGGCGTCGACGACGAGCCGGCCCGTCGAACCACGGCGACCGGCACCGGCAGCCTGACGCAGATCGCCGCGCCCACGTCGCCGATCGCCGCCCTGCTGGCCATTCCGACGCGCATCATCACCGCCGTGGTCGGGGTGTTGCTGTCGCCGTTCCTGGCTCCCGCCGGGCCGGCACCGGCGAGCCCGCCGCTGTTCTGGGCAGTGCTGGGCTGGGTACAGCGCGAGTTGCGGCACACCTTCTTCAATCGCAGTCCCGTGCTGGGTCAACCGACTGACATCGCTCAGAACGGCCTCATCGTCACCGGAACCGTCACCGGCACGGACGCTGACGACGACGCGATCATCTACTCGGTCGCGCCGTCAACCGCGCAGGGGGGCACGGTGGTCGTCGATCAGCAGGGCCACTTCACCTATATCGCCCCGCAGAACTGGAGCGGCGCCAGCCCGTTGACCGATACTTTCACCGTCAGGGTCAGCGACGCCGCCAGCGGATTCCACCTCCACGGCCTGGCGGGGTTGTTCGGGGGTGGCCATACGTCGACTCGCGCAGTCACCGTCACGCTGGCACCACGGTCCACCGGTGTCACCGACACCTGGTCGATCTCGACGCCGCCGGACGGGCCTAGCCGTAGCTCGGTCGGACCGGACGGGACCATCGCGATCGCCAACCGGACCGGAAGCGGCACTGCCGCGGATCCGTACCGTGTCACCGTCAGGGTGCTGCGTCCGGGTCAAGACAGTCCCACCGAATCCAGCGCACTCGGTGACTTCAGCGGCAACAGCGTCACCGTCCTGGCTGACGGAACGGTCGGCTACACCACGGTCGTGCGCTCCGCCGACGGCACGGCCGACACCACCGTCACCGTCGTGCGCCCGGGTCAGCTCGACGAGGTGCTCACCACCCCGGGCGCTGCGCTCGGCGGCCTGTTCAGCAACGGCCGCACGGCTGTTCAGATATCAATCGTCGGGGAGTTCAGATCCCCCACGCAGCAGACCAGGGCGACCGCGATGCGGGGCGATCAACCTCTGCAGACCTACTTCCAATCGGGCGGATTCGCCGCGGGGAGCCAGCCGCAGTTGGCCGGCGACGGCACCGTGTCGTTCCTCCTCACTATTCCCGGTGAGGGAGACGAACCGGCGACTACCCGCCTGGTCCTGATGCGTCCAAGCGGCATCATCACCCGAGACGGGGTCGGCCTGGGAGAGCCGGTCGTCGCCGACGACGGCACCCTCGTTTTCACCGACTGGACCGGCGCGGGCACCGCCGACGATCCGTACATCACGTTCTTGAACGTCTGGCGGCCCGGGCAGGAGGCGACACGCGACCCGGTGGCAGGACCGCCCGGATCCCTATCCGTCGGATCAGGCGGGACGATCGCCTACGCCACGGTCAGTGGCGCAGGGACCGCACTCGATCCCACGACAACCGCCGTGACGGTCCTCCGCCCGGGGCAGCCCGCCATCGAATCCACTTCCCTCGGGAGGCTTTGGACCTCCTACGCTGCGCCGGATGGGACGGTGGTCTACGGCACATTCACCGCAAGCGACGGGTCGGCGAACACATACGGGTTGGGCACAAGCACGATCACGGTGTTGCGGCCTGGGCAGCAGGAGATCTCGCACAGCGCACTGACGACCGATCGCGTCCCCCCGCTTGTCAACTCGACGGGGACGGTGGTCGTGGCCGATGTGTTCGGAACCGGTGCTTCCAGCGCCCCGGCGTCGAGGCTCACCATTTACCGGCCGGGCGATGCGCCCGAAGCGGTCGATATCGCCGGCCTGCCGAACTCGTTGGGACTCGGTGCTGACGGCACGGTCACCTTCGCCTCCGGCAGGAGTGAGGGCACCACGACCTTGACGGTGCTCCGTCCGGGAGAGGAGGCCGAAACCTTCACGGCGCCGGGCAATCCCCAAGCTTCGCCGGCGATCACCGATGACGGCACGGTCATCCAGACCACGCGCGTTAGCTCCACGCTGGCCTACTTCACGATCCTGCGCCCGGGCGAACCAGCTGTCACCATCGAGACTCCCGGTCTGGTCGCCAACGAACCACTGATCGGGCCCGACGGCACCATCTACCAGGTAACCGACGACCGCGTATTGGGTCGAACGAATCTGACGATCGTGACGACCGCCGGCGAGGTCACCCGACTCGACTTCCTGGGCTCCGACTTGCCGCTGGTGATCGACGAAGCGGGCGGCAGGGTCGTCCTCGTCATGGTCAGCACCGGAAGCTCCGGAACACAGACGTTCACGGGTCATGAGATCACCGTGGCCTCTGCAACGACGACGAAGGTCTGA
- a CDS encoding lipase family protein translates to MDSYSAMPVSVGSPPHDEFRRGERPISPDEDPFYRAPEGYKDAEPGTVLRSRDVTIGFLGLISQRVNATQLLYRTTNLHEEPEVAVTTVLVPAQRASEAAYPVLSYQCAIDAVASRCFPSFAMRRGAGPIGAFVQAEYLLVTAALAEGWAVCVPDHEGCHGMWGAPVEPGYRILDGLRAAMRCERLELSPSAPVGLWGYSGGGLASAWAAELCERYAPELNIVGAALGSPVGDPGKVARRLNGSFFAGLAALMISALTQVFPGAQNVVDEHATDEGKALLHELQTLTTAQAVWQLRNVDIGSYVDMTADELWDLPEVRHIFDETKLGKSRPKPPVLVIQAVHDEIISVTDVDALVAEYERIGAAVTYHRDRFCGHLLLHPLSAPMTLRWLRERFTDRPVNEHRTRTVWPTMFNPSTYLGMVRMGVITAKVVLGRPIERQPLSTTDAR, encoded by the coding sequence ATGGACAGCTATTCCGCCATGCCAGTGAGCGTCGGAAGCCCGCCGCACGACGAGTTCCGCCGCGGTGAGCGTCCGATCTCACCCGACGAGGACCCGTTCTACCGAGCGCCCGAGGGCTACAAGGACGCCGAACCGGGCACGGTGTTGCGCTCGCGCGACGTCACGATCGGATTTCTCGGTCTCATCAGTCAGCGAGTGAACGCCACTCAGTTGCTGTACCGCACCACGAACCTGCACGAAGAACCGGAAGTAGCCGTGACGACCGTGCTTGTCCCCGCGCAGCGCGCGTCCGAAGCCGCTTATCCGGTGCTCTCTTATCAATGCGCGATCGACGCCGTGGCATCGCGCTGTTTCCCTTCGTTCGCCATGCGGCGCGGCGCGGGACCAATTGGTGCGTTTGTCCAAGCCGAGTACTTATTGGTGACCGCTGCGCTGGCCGAAGGCTGGGCGGTTTGCGTACCGGATCACGAAGGCTGTCATGGTATGTGGGGCGCCCCCGTCGAGCCCGGCTACCGGATTCTGGACGGGCTACGAGCCGCGATGCGGTGCGAGCGCTTGGAATTGTCGCCGTCCGCGCCGGTGGGTCTGTGGGGATATTCCGGAGGAGGCTTGGCTTCGGCGTGGGCGGCCGAATTGTGTGAGCGATATGCGCCAGAGCTCAATATCGTTGGCGCAGCTCTAGGTTCGCCCGTCGGCGATCCTGGAAAAGTGGCGCGGCGCCTCAACGGCAGCTTCTTCGCCGGTCTCGCCGCGCTGATGATCTCCGCGTTGACGCAAGTCTTCCCCGGCGCGCAGAACGTCGTCGACGAGCACGCGACCGACGAGGGCAAGGCGTTGCTCCACGAGTTGCAGACGTTGACGACGGCGCAAGCGGTATGGCAGTTGCGCAACGTCGACATCGGGTCCTACGTCGACATGACGGCCGACGAGTTGTGGGACCTACCCGAAGTGCGCCACATCTTCGACGAGACCAAGCTCGGCAAGTCCAGGCCCAAGCCGCCCGTGTTGGTCATCCAGGCGGTGCACGACGAAATCATCAGCGTCACCGATGTCGATGCACTGGTGGCCGAATATGAACGCATTGGTGCAGCGGTCACCTATCACCGCGACCGATTCTGTGGTCATCTTCTGTTGCATCCATTGTCGGCGCCCATGACGCTGAGGTGGCTGCGTGAGCGATTCACGGACCGGCCGGTCAACGAGCACAGAACACGCACGGTGTGGCCGACGATGTTCAACCCGTCGACGTACTTGGGCATGGTCAGGATGGGCGTCATCACAGCAAAGGTCGTCCTCGGGCGTCCCATCGAACGCCAGCCGCTGTCGACGACGGATGCCCGTTGA
- a CDS encoding helix-turn-helix domain-containing protein: protein MTSPPTPEQIRAQIASAVRATREQRGLSASALADATEGVITRDTIANLESGRKRVIDVGEVIVLAKALGVSPLSLIYPPSPSNAEGALAFSGYDNDDDPMKDLYHLHDAREWLAFDDAAPARQGYRIALRAAKKAGWVED, encoded by the coding sequence ATGACATCGCCACCTACGCCCGAACAGATACGCGCTCAGATCGCGAGCGCTGTACGCGCTACGCGTGAACAACGAGGGTTGTCCGCCTCAGCACTTGCGGACGCCACCGAGGGAGTTATCACCCGAGACACCATCGCCAACCTGGAATCAGGACGTAAGCGCGTCATCGACGTAGGTGAGGTCATCGTCCTCGCGAAAGCCCTTGGTGTGTCGCCACTGTCGCTGATCTATCCCCCGTCGCCATCGAACGCCGAAGGTGCCCTTGCCTTTTCGGGATATGACAACGACGACGACCCGATGAAGGACCTGTATCACCTGCACGACGCCCGCGAATGGCTCGCGTTCGATGACGCAGCCCCAGCACGACAGGGCTACAGGATCGCGCTCAGGGCCGCCAAGAAGGCCGGATGGGTGGAGGACTGA
- a CDS encoding AMP-binding protein, whose amino-acid sequence MTICGRPLTLCEAFQRTAAVDPCGVALRTPGDNQTMTWRQYATQVRRIAAALAALGVRRGDAVTLMMSNRIEFYPFDIAAQHLGATSSSLYTNLSGQQLVRELEQAGTSVLICEERHVDRIRDSGAVVEHIVCIDGAPAGSMSAAEMMAGRDPGFDFDAVWRAVRPDDVATFAFTSGTTGDPKCVEITHANLLFDLFALDAVLGIQFGDRTISFLPSAHIADRMSALYAQEVFGVQVTAVSDPSAIQSALLDVRPTIWGAVSPVWEKLKAAIEHSLANEPDDARRQELVWALSVAARRAAALAAGVGVPRQLANEWASADASVLSKVRGGLGLDCLRWALIGDAPIPKETVGFFAGLGVPVSEVWGMSELTCIASVSRPQDAPVGSVGKLLPGLEGRIAVDGEFLVRGPLVMKGYRNEPAKTAQAIDDDGWLHTGDILRRDADGYLRVLDRKSHLIINAAGKIMSSANIENTIKAACPLIGAIMVIGDGRPYNTALILLGRDSASPSPSGAGPSFPMAAGQAADPWVIAQIAAGVAAGNDSLSPAEQVKRFRVLPTSWDPGGDELTPTLKLRRARIAAKYISEIQELYAPTLAPSVHEPVAPSQPA is encoded by the coding sequence ATGACGATTTGCGGGCGGCCCTTAACTCTATGTGAGGCGTTCCAGCGCACCGCGGCAGTCGATCCGTGCGGGGTGGCGCTTCGAACGCCCGGAGACAACCAAACGATGACCTGGCGCCAGTACGCCACCCAGGTGCGTCGGATTGCGGCGGCGCTCGCCGCCCTCGGCGTTCGACGCGGTGACGCGGTGACGTTGATGATGTCCAACAGGATTGAGTTCTATCCGTTCGACATAGCAGCCCAGCATCTCGGCGCCACCTCGTCGTCGCTGTATACCAACCTATCCGGCCAACAATTGGTCCGTGAGCTTGAACAGGCGGGCACCTCGGTGCTGATCTGCGAGGAGCGGCACGTGGACCGGATCCGGGACAGTGGCGCGGTAGTCGAGCACATTGTGTGCATCGACGGCGCACCGGCGGGCAGCATGTCGGCAGCCGAGATGATGGCCGGACGTGACCCGGGTTTCGACTTCGACGCCGTGTGGCGCGCGGTGCGGCCCGACGATGTCGCCACCTTTGCCTTCACCTCGGGTACCACAGGCGACCCGAAGTGCGTCGAGATAACCCACGCCAACCTGCTTTTCGACTTGTTCGCCCTCGACGCGGTGCTCGGCATTCAGTTCGGTGATCGGACCATATCGTTTCTACCGTCCGCTCACATCGCCGATCGCATGTCTGCCCTGTACGCGCAGGAAGTGTTCGGTGTCCAGGTCACGGCGGTGTCCGATCCGAGCGCCATCCAATCCGCCCTTCTCGACGTACGACCCACGATTTGGGGCGCAGTCTCGCCGGTGTGGGAAAAGCTGAAGGCAGCGATCGAGCATTCTTTGGCGAACGAACCCGACGATGCGCGGCGTCAGGAGTTGGTCTGGGCGCTGTCCGTCGCAGCCCGACGCGCAGCGGCGTTGGCCGCCGGGGTTGGGGTGCCCCGGCAACTCGCGAACGAGTGGGCGAGCGCCGACGCGTCAGTACTGTCCAAGGTGCGCGGCGGGCTCGGTTTGGACTGCCTGCGCTGGGCGCTTATCGGTGACGCGCCGATTCCGAAGGAGACGGTCGGATTCTTCGCCGGACTGGGTGTGCCGGTCAGCGAGGTGTGGGGCATGTCGGAGCTGACGTGCATCGCTTCGGTGTCTCGTCCACAGGATGCGCCGGTGGGCAGTGTCGGCAAGTTGCTGCCTGGGCTGGAGGGCCGAATCGCGGTTGACGGCGAGTTTCTGGTGCGTGGGCCCTTGGTCATGAAGGGCTACCGCAATGAGCCGGCTAAAACCGCTCAGGCGATCGACGACGACGGCTGGCTGCACACCGGCGACATCCTGCGGCGTGACGCCGATGGCTACCTACGCGTGCTTGACCGCAAGAGCCATCTCATCATCAACGCGGCGGGAAAAATCATGTCTTCGGCCAACATTGAGAACACCATCAAGGCAGCGTGCCCGCTGATCGGTGCCATCATGGTGATCGGCGATGGCCGCCCGTACAATACCGCGCTGATCCTGCTGGGGCGCGATTCGGCCAGTCCGTCGCCAAGTGGCGCGGGGCCGTCCTTCCCTATGGCCGCCGGCCAGGCCGCCGACCCCTGGGTCATCGCCCAGATCGCCGCCGGCGTCGCAGCCGGTAACGACAGTCTCTCACCAGCCGAGCAAGTCAAGCGGTTTCGGGTACTGCCGACATCTTGGGATCCGGGCGGCGACGAGCTTACGCCCACGCTCAAGCTGAGGCGCGCGCGTATCGCCGCCAAGTACATCTCCGAGATTCAGGAGTTGTACGCGCCCACTCTGGCACCGTCGGTTCATGAGCCGGTCGCACCCAGTCAACCTGCCTAG
- a CDS encoding site-specific integrase — protein sequence MATRQLFKKVDVRNRTTGKVETRYEVLTDAGKDPITGKRRQVRRRFKTEKEAREALSSVRTDASKGTFVARKTLTVAQAVDDFLAARHNLRATSLSKLTYDLDVLKQFYGDLNLQSLTKAHIDRMVRSLVEGGTTTPATAKFPKGRTRKPWGPKAVNKVISATARLLEDSHRQGLVPRNVAASVTRVASSHQSLDTFTPGEVKEFLSKLDDDRLAHAWHLALTGLRRGEIAGLRWSDVDFDARTLSIVNNRVSAGGRSVENDPKSHTSRRTLPLPDRLVVALRDARERQRVERTEAGSAYRSGAYVVSNEVGDPYSPAVLSRYWRDALARCGMRHLKLHGARHTAATLMHLDGVPTAVIAAYIGHNDPALTMRLYAHSQDDALRAAANALQH from the coding sequence ATGGCCACACGGCAGCTGTTCAAGAAGGTCGACGTTCGCAATCGCACGACGGGCAAGGTCGAGACGCGCTACGAGGTGCTCACCGATGCAGGCAAGGACCCCATCACCGGTAAGCGCCGTCAGGTGCGTCGTCGGTTCAAGACGGAAAAGGAAGCTCGCGAAGCGCTTTCGTCGGTTCGCACCGACGCGTCCAAGGGGACGTTCGTCGCACGCAAGACGTTGACCGTCGCTCAGGCGGTCGATGACTTTCTGGCTGCTCGTCACAACCTGAGAGCTACGTCGCTGTCCAAGCTGACCTATGACCTCGACGTGCTCAAACAGTTCTACGGCGACCTCAACCTCCAATCCCTGACGAAGGCTCACATCGACCGGATGGTCCGTTCTCTCGTAGAGGGTGGGACTACCACACCCGCGACTGCGAAGTTTCCGAAGGGCCGGACGCGCAAGCCGTGGGGACCGAAGGCTGTGAACAAAGTCATCAGCGCCACGGCGCGACTCCTCGAGGATTCACACCGACAGGGCCTCGTACCGCGCAACGTCGCCGCCTCAGTGACCCGTGTCGCGTCGTCCCATCAATCGCTCGACACGTTCACACCCGGCGAGGTCAAAGAGTTCCTGTCAAAGCTCGACGACGACCGCCTGGCGCACGCGTGGCACCTTGCACTCACAGGTTTGCGTCGTGGCGAGATCGCTGGGCTTCGATGGTCCGACGTTGACTTCGACGCCCGAACGCTGAGCATCGTCAACAACCGCGTGAGCGCTGGTGGCCGCTCAGTCGAGAACGACCCGAAGTCGCACACGTCGAGGCGCACGCTTCCGCTCCCAGATCGTCTCGTCGTCGCCTTGCGTGATGCGCGTGAGCGTCAACGTGTCGAACGCACCGAGGCCGGCTCTGCGTACCGCTCAGGCGCGTATGTCGTGTCCAACGAGGTCGGCGACCCCTACTCCCCCGCCGTGCTGTCCCGGTACTGGCGCGATGCCCTCGCCCGGTGTGGGATGAGGCACCTGAAGCTGCACGGCGCACGACACACCGCGGCCACGCTCATGCACCTCGATGGGGTGCCTACAGCCGTCATCGCCGCATACATCGGACACAACGATCCGGCCCTGACCATGAGGTTGTATGCTCACTCGCAAGACGACGCCCTGCGCGCCGCTGCGAACGCTTTGCAACACTGA
- a CDS encoding alpha/beta hydrolase, with amino-acid sequence MRDRNQRLRNEVEHPQRYEEATITSVGAPIVLSVWHGRPGGSVVVFLPGTMTHPLFYEEFCDGIAAQGITVVGVHPEGHGKSPRVGRLLRLESLVANALDATAWARARFGRHPVVVGSSQGGVLAMIVATRDHELAGVVAHNVLDPALPESITVSRFPTSLQAGYGTFVRALRVLAMLAPRLPIRFNVYLDLARVCREQWTAEQFLMDPLSLRAYPLAFLADLFTADMTAMGDGTITCPIVVVAGRGDPLFSFDYTQKVFARIAAPTKELVVFDTDHHLLFNECLPLVLPRIAELITRLDAQPVAGSDALIPTKER; translated from the coding sequence ATGCGCGACAGAAACCAGCGGTTGCGTAACGAGGTTGAACACCCGCAGCGCTACGAGGAGGCGACGATCACGTCCGTGGGCGCGCCGATTGTGCTGTCGGTGTGGCATGGCCGTCCGGGTGGCTCGGTGGTGGTGTTCCTACCGGGAACCATGACCCACCCCCTGTTCTACGAGGAATTCTGCGATGGCATTGCCGCTCAGGGTATTACGGTCGTCGGGGTCCACCCCGAGGGGCATGGCAAGAGCCCTCGCGTCGGGCGGCTACTGCGTCTGGAAAGCCTTGTCGCCAACGCACTCGACGCTACGGCCTGGGCCCGCGCGCGGTTCGGGCGTCACCCCGTGGTGGTGGGCTCCAGCCAAGGCGGTGTGCTGGCGATGATTGTCGCCACCCGTGACCACGAACTCGCCGGTGTGGTCGCCCACAACGTTCTCGATCCAGCACTTCCGGAATCGATCACGGTGTCGCGGTTCCCCACCTCCCTACAGGCCGGATACGGGACATTTGTGCGAGCCCTTCGAGTGCTCGCCATGCTGGCGCCACGGCTCCCGATCCGGTTCAACGTCTACCTCGACCTGGCCCGGGTATGCCGCGAACAGTGGACCGCCGAACAATTTCTCATGGACCCGCTCAGCCTGCGGGCCTACCCGCTTGCCTTTCTCGCCGACCTGTTCACCGCCGACATGACTGCCATGGGCGACGGCACAATCACCTGCCCGATCGTTGTCGTCGCCGGCCGCGGAGACCCGCTGTTCAGCTTCGACTACACGCAAAAGGTATTCGCCCGCATTGCGGCGCCAACCAAAGAGCTTGTCGTATTCGACACCGACCACCACCTCTTGTTCAACGAATGCTTGCCGCTAGTCCTGCCACGGATCGCCGAGCTGATCACACGCCTCGATGCCCAGCCTGTCGCAGGCAGTGACGCGTTGATCCCGACAAAGGAGCGCTGA
- a CDS encoding FGGY family carbohydrate kinase yields MAYLIGVDGGTESIRAFVFDLEGRPKGSHASAYQTQLPQPGWAEQNGGFLAQ; encoded by the coding sequence ATGGCCTATCTGATCGGTGTGGATGGCGGGACGGAGAGCATCCGGGCCTTCGTCTTCGATCTGGAGGGACGGCCGAAGGGCTCACACGCCAGCGCCTACCAGACGCAATTGCCGCAGCCCGGATGGGCCGAGCAGAACGGGGGATTCCTGGCGCAATAG
- a CDS encoding aconitate hydratase, translating to MSLNVTRKLIDSHLVSGEMTPGNEIAIHIDQTLTQDATGTLVMQELEAIGLDRARTDVSVQYVDHNLLQTDEKNAEDHEYLRTACQRFGLWFSKAGNGVSHPTHMQRFGIPGKTMVGSDSHTPAAGSLGMLAIGVGGLEVALAISGRPLNVLMPEVWGVRLEGELPAWCSAKDVILEMLRRHDVKGGVNRIIEYHGPGLAGLTAMDRHVIANMGAELGATTTVFPSDEAVRHFLRAEGREDDWVELVADEGAEYDLEETIDLSKIEPLIARPSSPGNVVPVREVVGEEVAQVVIGSSANPGLRDFAIAAAMVAGRQTAPQVSFDVNPTSREILADLTKMGATTELVMAGARIHQAGCMGCIGMGQAPATGRNSLRTMPRNFPGRSGTKEDSVWLCSPETAAASALTGMITDPREWARSEQMEYPELNLPEQRSINTAMLVAPLPEEEAQKVEPVKGPNVSDLPELTPLPEQIEAPVLLKVGDNVSTDEISPAGARALPFRSNIPKLAIFSFTQIDDSYPQRAQESKDTGHVIVGGDNYGQGSSREHAAIAPRYLGLRVVIAKSFARIHWQNLANYGVLALEFENPDDYDTVDQDDSLRIENVRSTVESTDTMQVENLTKKTSFTVRHRLSPRQVKDVVAGGLIARLSQEEE from the coding sequence ATGTCTCTGAATGTGACTCGCAAGCTGATCGACTCGCACCTCGTCTCGGGCGAGATGACGCCCGGCAACGAGATCGCGATACACATCGATCAGACGTTGACCCAAGATGCCACCGGGACGCTGGTGATGCAGGAACTGGAGGCGATTGGGCTCGATCGTGCTCGTACCGACGTGAGCGTGCAGTACGTCGACCACAACCTTCTGCAGACCGACGAAAAGAACGCCGAAGATCACGAGTATCTGCGCACGGCCTGCCAGCGGTTCGGACTCTGGTTCTCCAAAGCCGGCAACGGGGTGTCGCACCCAACTCACATGCAGCGGTTCGGTATTCCCGGCAAGACGATGGTGGGGTCGGATTCGCACACGCCCGCGGCGGGCTCCCTCGGGATGCTCGCCATCGGTGTGGGGGGTCTTGAGGTGGCGCTGGCGATTTCCGGCAGGCCGTTGAACGTGCTGATGCCCGAGGTGTGGGGTGTCCGGCTGGAAGGTGAGCTGCCGGCGTGGTGTTCGGCCAAGGACGTGATTCTCGAGATGTTGCGCCGACACGACGTCAAGGGCGGTGTCAACCGGATCATCGAGTATCACGGTCCCGGACTGGCCGGCCTCACCGCAATGGACCGTCATGTGATCGCCAACATGGGTGCCGAGCTGGGCGCCACGACCACGGTGTTCCCGAGCGACGAGGCGGTGCGACATTTCCTGCGCGCCGAGGGACGCGAGGACGACTGGGTCGAACTGGTCGCCGACGAGGGCGCCGAGTACGACCTCGAGGAGACCATCGACCTGTCGAAGATCGAGCCACTGATCGCACGGCCGTCGTCGCCGGGCAACGTGGTGCCGGTGCGCGAGGTCGTCGGTGAGGAGGTCGCACAGGTGGTGATCGGGTCGAGCGCCAATCCCGGCCTCCGCGACTTCGCGATCGCGGCCGCGATGGTCGCCGGACGGCAGACCGCCCCGCAGGTCAGCTTCGACGTCAACCCGACGTCGCGGGAAATCCTGGCCGATCTGACGAAGATGGGCGCGACGACCGAACTGGTGATGGCCGGCGCGCGCATCCACCAGGCGGGGTGCATGGGATGCATCGGCATGGGGCAGGCGCCGGCAACCGGCCGCAACTCGCTGCGCACGATGCCGCGCAATTTTCCCGGGCGGTCGGGCACCAAGGAAGACTCGGTGTGGTTGTGTTCACCGGAAACCGCCGCCGCGTCGGCGTTGACGGGGATGATCACCGACCCCCGGGAGTGGGCGCGCAGCGAGCAGATGGAGTATCCGGAGCTCAACCTGCCCGAACAGCGCTCCATCAACACCGCGATGCTGGTTGCGCCGTTGCCGGAGGAGGAGGCACAGAAGGTCGAGCCGGTGAAGGGGCCCAACGTCTCCGACCTGCCGGAGCTGACGCCGCTGCCCGAGCAGATCGAGGCGCCGGTTCTGCTCAAAGTGGGCGACAACGTCTCCACCGACGAGATCTCCCCGGCCGGTGCGCGGGCGCTGCCCTTCCGTTCGAATATCCCGAAGTTGGCGATATTCAGCTTCACACAGATCGACGACTCCTATCCGCAGCGGGCACAAGAGAGTAAGGACACTGGCCATGTCATCGTCGGCGGTGACAACTACGGTCAGGGTTCCTCGCGAGAGCACGCTGCGATCGCGCCTCGGTACCTCGGACTGCGGGTCGTCATCGCCAAGTCCTTCGCCCGCATCCACTGGCAGAATCTCGCCAACTACGGAGTCCTGGCGCTCGAGTTCGAGAATCCAGACGACTACGACACCGTCGATCAGGACGACTCGTTGCGCATCGAGAATGTACGGAGCACCGTGGAGAGCACGGACACCATGCAGGTGGAAAATCTCACGAAGAAGACGTCCTTCACTGTGCGGCACCGCCTTTCACCACGACAGGTCAAGGACGTGGTGGCGGGCGGTTTGATCGCCCGACTGTCACAAGAGGAAGAATGA